Part of the Brevibacillus brevis genome is shown below.
CGCCTGACCCAGCGTATCTTGGTAATTGCCGCTGTCATAGGCCACGCCCATCGCCGTACTGTACGGGAACGCCTCATGCGGGATCAGGTTTTTGCGCCTGACCTCGACCGGATCCATTCCGATCTCCTGCGCGAACAGATCGACGATGCGCTCGATCTGGTAAGCCGCTTCCGGCTTGCCCGCTCCCCGGTACGCGTCGGTCGGAGTCGTGTTGGTGTAGACGCCGTACGTGACGACAGCTGCTTTCGGAATGGTGTAGGCGCCAGTCACCATCAGTCCAAAGTCGATCGTCGGACAGCCTCCGCCAAACGTGGACAGATACGCTCCCAGGTTGGCGGTATTTTTCACGCGGATCGCGGTAAACGTGCCATCCCGCTTCCCGGCCAGCTCTACCTCGATCACTTCGTCACGGGCATGCGTGGTCGCCATGAAATGCTCTTTCCGCTCTTCGATCCATTTGACCGGGCGCTTCAGATCGCGCGCGGCATGGCCGATGACGGCTTCCTCATTGTAGGTAGCGATTTTGGAGCCGAATCCCCCGCCTACGTCAGGAGACACCACGCGCAGCCTCGTTTCCGGAATCCCCAGCACATCCGCATACACCATCCGGTGGATGTGCGGATTTTGCGAGGTGCACCAGATCGTCAGCTCGTCGCTGCCTGGATTGTACTGCGCGACCGCTCCCCGCGTTTCGATCGGATTGGGGATGACGCGCTGATTGTAGAGGCGCTGTTTGACGACCACCTCCGCCTCTGTGAATTCCTCGTCCGGCACCTCCCCTGCCTTCCACAGCAGGGCCAGATTGTTTTCCACATCATCGTGGACAAGCGGTGCTCCTTCTGCAAGCGCTGCTTCCTGGTGCACGACCGCAGACAATTCCTCGTACTCCACTTCGATCAAATCCACGGCGTCCCGGGCGATGTATCGGTTTTCGGCAACGACCAGGGCGACGCACTCGCCGGCGTAGCGCACTTTGTCCACGGCCAGGGCGCTGCGGTCCTTCGCTTTCAAATTGGCACCCGTCACATACCACATCGTGGGCACCGCTTTCACTTTTCCGATCAGATCCTGCCCCGTATAAACGGCAACCACTCCGGGAAGCGCAAGCGCCCCGTCAGCGTCGATCGCTTTGATCCGCGCATGCGCATGGGGGCTGCGGACAAATGCACCGTACAGCATGCCCGGCAATTTGATGTCATCCGTAAAGCGCCCGTTCCCAGTGATCAGTTTGGGGTCTTCCTTCCGCTTGAGCGGAGCTCCGATCATCTTGGCCATTGTTAACGTCCCTCCCCTGCATTGGCCATCGCTTGCTTCGTCTCCTCGGCCTCTCGGATCAGCTTCGCCGCGTGCTGCACCGCGCTGACGATAAATTGGTAGCCGGTGCACCGGCAAATAACCCCTTCCAGTCCGTCGCGGATCTCTTCCTCGGACGGATCGGGGTTCTCTTTGAGCAATCCGACCATCGCCATCATGACGCCGGGCGTGCAAAAGCCGCACTGCAGGCCATGCTTCTCCCAGAATCCCTGCTGGATCGGATGCATCGCATCCATCTGGCCAAGTCCTTCCACCGTGGTGACCGCAGCCCCGTCGGCCTGCACTGCGAGCATCGTGCAGGATTTGACCGCTTCGCCGTTGACCATGACTGTACAGGCTCCGCATTGGCTGGTGTCGCAGCCGATGTGAGTGCCCGTCAGATCAAGCACGTCTCGCAGAAAGTGGGCCAAAAGCAGACGCGGCTCCACCTCCGCTTGCCGCAGGGCGCCATTTACCGTTACCGAAATGTGTTTGGTGACCGTCACCATCAAGCACCTCCTTGTTTCTTCCTCATTCGGAATGCGATGCTGCCAGCAGCTTCATTTCCTTGTCTGCCGCTTTGAAAAATTGGCCCACGATCATTTTGGCAACGCCCCCCATCACCCGCTGTCCCACCGATGCGAGGACGCCCGTTACTTGCACGTCTGTTTTGCACGTCAGCAAGGTCCCTTGTTCCACTTCGTCCAGCTGCATATCAGCCACCGCGTCAATTTCCCCCGGCAGTCCTTTGCCGTGAACGAGCAGACGGTAGGAGGCCGGCTGCTGTTGGTCCACTTGTTGTACCTGGCCGGTAAACAAGCCTTTTACCGGGCCAACGCTGATGCCCATCTCCGCTCGGTAAATCCCCTCCTCCATCCGTGAAAACGATTTACATCCTGGAATGGACTTCCTCAGGACCTCTTCATCCTGAATCAGCTTCCAAACGATGTCTCTTGGTATGTCGAAGGTGTATGTATGCTCCAGCTTCACTATGCTCCCTCCCCGTTCGGACTTGTGGTCTGGAGGTTTGAACATGCTGTCGCCTAGAAACAGAGCAACAATCGTGCCATTTGCATTTACCTGAATTTTCACTATTTTATCTGCGCGCTTTTTCATTTTTGAAACGTTGCCTTTCAGTTTTGAAAAGGCCTTGTCATGCAAAGCGGGGCCATCTCTTTGCGGTTATTCACCGCTTTGGGACAGCCCCTTTTATTCTATCGCATCGCTGGCGGTGACGGAGCAAGACGCGCGGGAAGCGACAGGTGGTTGGAGAGTCCGCAGAGCAAAGTCGAGGCCCATTCGGTTGTTCCTCTTTCCGCAAATAAAAAGACAGCTGCTGCCATGGGCTTGAAAGTAACGTCCCAGGCTGCAGCTGCTTTTCCTCACAATCGAGCCTATTTATTGAGAGGCACTCCCTCTCCCCGTCACGAATGATGGCGTCGATTCCTCCACCTATATCGCTGCCATGAAGCTCGTGTTCGCCTATTCTTGTGCCAAGGGTCAAAATGCTATCTCTCAGCCGTTTGCGTTTGAACACGATTGCATGAAAAGGCACGGTGACGAGGGTGCTCGGGAAGAATGGACGAAATCAGGCTTTTCACAGCAGGATGAGAAGAGGCAAAAATCCCATCTTTATCGTGGCACATCTCGACGACTTCCCCCTTTTCCATTACCGCTACCCGATCAGAGATAGTGTAGGCCGCTTTTATATCATGAGTAATAAAGAGGTACGAAAGGCCAAATACCGACTTCAATTCGCCAAACAAGCGCAGGATGTGCATTTGATTCACCATGTCCAAGCTGCTTACGGATTCATCCAGCACGATCAATTTCGGCTTCAAAGCAATGGCCCGAGCAATATTGATTCTCTGTAACTGTCCACCGCTAAATTGGCGAGGGTATTTCCGCATATCCGCAGGAGTCAATCCCACCATTTCAAGCAGTTCCCCAATTCGTCGCTTTTGCTCGCTTATCGTCAACTTCTCATAGTTATCCAACGGTTCTCCGATGATCTGTTCAGCGGACATTCGTGGATTTACTGCTGAGTAACAATCCTGGAAAACCACTTGAAGATCCCGGCGGAGTTCTTTGCGGGTACTGGAATCCGCTTTATACAGATCTTTTCCTTGAAAAATAACCTGTCCTTGCCGGGGCCTCATCAATCCTAAGATCACTTTGCCCAGTGTACTTTTCCCGGCACCGCTCGTTCCCAGGAGTCCCAAACACATTCCTTGTTCGATCGTCAGAGAAACGTTTGAAAGAACCGGTTCGCTCCTGCCTGATCGATGAAACAGCCCTGTCTTCCCATAGGCATGGGTTACTCCTTTTACCTGAAGTAACATGTGCTCACCTCCACTTGCGAAAAGTCACGGGGTAGACTGTAGAATTTGAAAAAATAGTTAACGATCATTGTACTGCCTCAAAGGGAACGCAGGTCTGTGATTCAGCAATTCTTTCGTATACGAATGCTCGGGGTGGTCAAACAGGTGAAAGACATTCCCTTTTTCCACAATACGTCCATGTCGCATGATGGCGACCTCGTCAGCCAATTCAGAAATGACACCCAGATCATGGGAAATCAACAGGATCGACGTACCGCATTCCGAGCGAAGCCGGTCAAGCTGTTTCAGCACCTGTTTCTGATTGGTTACATCCAACGCGGTAGTAGGTTCATCTGCAATGACAACGGATGGCCGCAGGCACATGGAAATCGCGATCATTACTCGCTGCAGCATCCCGCCGCTCAACTGGAAGGGATACATTTTCATCAATTTGCATGGCTCCGGCAGGTTCATATCCGTCATCGAAAGAACCGCCAACTCGCGGGCTTCCTTTTTAGTCAGCGAAGTATGGATGCGAATCGTTTCTATGAATTGGTTACCGATCGTATAGACCGGTGTAAAGGCATTCATCGGATTTTGCATGATCAAAGCCATTTCCTTGCCGCGTATCCGCCTCATTTCCTCCGCTCCGATGCCGTTCAGCTCTCGACCATTCAATTGAATGCTGCCTTCTACTATGGTATTTTGGCGATCCAGCAGCTGCATGATGGAGTGACAGGTCACCGTTTTCCCGCAGCCGCTCTCCCCTACAAGACCTAGCACTTGACCACGCTTCAAGTCAAACTCAACATCCTGAATCAAGGAGAACGTCCCTTGCTCCCCTTTTCCCTTTACGCACAGCCCGCTGACCTGCAGTACCTTATCTGCTTTTTCGTTCATTCTCTCAACCCTATTCAAAAACGACGTTTGACTCCAAACCGCTCCGATAAAGCTTCTCCTAACAGATTGAAAGCAATGACGACAAACAAGATCATCAATCCCGGATAAATCATTAATTCGGGGTGGCTTCGGATAAAGTTTTTTCCTTCGTGGATCATGCTCCCCCATTCGGGAGTGGGCGGCTGAATGCCCAGTCCCAAGAAAGACAGCGCAGAGATGTCCATGATCGCCCATCCCATTTCCAATGTTCCCATCACGAGAATCGGTGGCAGCACATTGGGAATCAAGTGCTGCCTGATGATCTTCCATGGGGAAGAGCCGCTGATTCTGGCGGCAGTTATAAAATTTTGCTCCATCAAGCTGACAACCATGCTGCGGAACATGCGAGCGTAGTATACCCATTGTACCATCATCAAAGCGAGAACTACCTGAATCAGCCCGGGGCCGAATATCCCCACAACCCCCAAAACAAGCACGAGATTCGGAAAAGCCATGATCCCTTCGCAGAACCGCATCAGTACGGCATCCACCCAGCCGCCTTTATATCCCGCGATGGTACCAACGATTAAGCCGATTCCGATTGCCGAAGAAAAAATCAGGAAGGCAAACCCTAGCGATATTCGGGTAGCATGCAATAGTCGAGAGAAAACGTCACGTCCCAAATGGTCGGTCCCCAGCAGATACTCGGATGAAGGAGGCTTCAATTTCATCGCCAGATTGACTTTGATTGGATCGTGAGGGGAAATCCAGGGGGCAAACACGGCAATACCGGCAAACATGATCAATATGATAGAGCAGATGGCAATGGTTTTCTGACTCTTGAGGATGGTCCCTATTCTCGCGATCACTGGTCGGTTCATCCTTTCACAGAAATTCGGGGGTCCATGTATAGCTGCAAAATATCCACAATCAGGTTGCATAGGATGAATAAACAGGCAGCAAAAATAACATAGCTTTGGATGACCGGAATGTCCCGATTAAAAATCGCCTCGACAAAATAACGACCAAACCCTGGCCACGAAAACACTTGCTCCACAATAATCGTACCTGTCATCAATTTCCCCATGTTCATGCCCAGGCCTGTGATGACCGGGGCAATGGCAATTTTCAACACATGCTTCAGCATGATCGATCTCTCTCGCAAGCCGCGCGTTCGCGCATACAAGACATACGACTCCTGCAATTGCTCCAGTACGCTCGCCCGCAGAAGCCGGGTGTAGATCGCGATCAGAGCCAAAGACAACGTCACGGACGGAAGCACCAAATGCTCCCAGGAACCCCTTCCTTCAACCGGCAGCAAGTCCAGCTTGACCGAAAAGAAAAAGATCAGTAAGTATCCCAACCAAAATTGCGGAATCGAGGCTCCGAAAAAAGAAAGAAGTCTACTGAATTTATCAATCAGGCTGTTTTTA
Proteins encoded:
- a CDS encoding carbon monoxide dehydrogenase subunit G, which encodes MKLEHTYTFDIPRDIVWKLIQDEEVLRKSIPGCKSFSRMEEGIYRAEMGISVGPVKGLFTGQVQQVDQQQPASYRLLVHGKGLPGEIDAVADMQLDEVEQGTLLTCKTDVQVTGVLASVGQRVMGGVAKMIVGQFFKAADKEMKLLAASHSE
- the nikD gene encoding nickel import ATP-binding protein NikD, coding for MNEKADKVLQVSGLCVKGKGEQGTFSLIQDVEFDLKRGQVLGLVGESGCGKTVTCHSIMQLLDRQNTIVEGSIQLNGRELNGIGAEEMRRIRGKEMALIMQNPMNAFTPVYTIGNQFIETIRIHTSLTKKEARELAVLSMTDMNLPEPCKLMKMYPFQLSGGMLQRVMIAISMCLRPSVVIADEPTTALDVTNQKQVLKQLDRLRSECGTSILLISHDLGVISELADEVAIMRHGRIVEKGNVFHLFDHPEHSYTKELLNHRPAFPLRQYNDR
- a CDS encoding molybdopterin cofactor-binding domain-containing protein, whose product is MAKMIGAPLKRKEDPKLITGNGRFTDDIKLPGMLYGAFVRSPHAHARIKAIDADGALALPGVVAVYTGQDLIGKVKAVPTMWYVTGANLKAKDRSALAVDKVRYAGECVALVVAENRYIARDAVDLIEVEYEELSAVVHQEAALAEGAPLVHDDVENNLALLWKAGEVPDEEFTEAEVVVKQRLYNQRVIPNPIETRGAVAQYNPGSDELTIWCTSQNPHIHRMVYADVLGIPETRLRVVSPDVGGGFGSKIATYNEEAVIGHAARDLKRPVKWIEERKEHFMATTHARDEVIEVELAGKRDGTFTAIRVKNTANLGAYLSTFGGGCPTIDFGLMVTGAYTIPKAAVVTYGVYTNTTPTDAYRGAGKPEAAYQIERIVDLFAQEIGMDPVEVRRKNLIPHEAFPYSTAMGVAYDSGNYQDTLGQALEIVDYEGLRKQQERLRQEGKWLGIGVSTYVELCGFGPSKVAGAIGFMGGVWENSTVRVHPSGKVSVFTGTSPHGQGTATTFAQVVAEKLGIPIDDIELISGDTRSVSMGWGTYGSRNTAVGGAAVAIAADRVVAKAKTIAAHELEASATDVEFSEGVFRVIGAPERSRTFQEIAKSANFAWNLPDGVEPALEGQSFFDPPNFVYPFGAHICVVEVDGQTGEIELKRYVAVDDVGRVINPLLAEGQVHGGVAQGIGQALWEGAVYSDNGQLLSGTFMDYAMPKARFFPTIESRFTENPSPVNPLGAKGVGETGTTGAPPAVVNAVMDALRPFGIKDLDMPLTPEKVWRAMQSRRENA
- a CDS encoding 2Fe-2S iron-sulfur cluster-binding protein translates to MVTVTKHISVTVNGALRQAEVEPRLLLAHFLRDVLDLTGTHIGCDTSQCGACTVMVNGEAVKSCTMLAVQADGAAVTTVEGLGQMDAMHPIQQGFWEKHGLQCGFCTPGVMMAMVGLLKENPDPSEEEIRDGLEGVICRCTGYQFIVSAVQHAAKLIREAEETKQAMANAGEGR
- the nikE gene encoding nickel import ATP-binding protein NikE, whose amino-acid sequence is MLLQVKGVTHAYGKTGLFHRSGRSEPVLSNVSLTIEQGMCLGLLGTSGAGKSTLGKVILGLMRPRQGQVIFQGKDLYKADSSTRKELRRDLQVVFQDCYSAVNPRMSAEQIIGEPLDNYEKLTISEQKRRIGELLEMVGLTPADMRKYPRQFSGGQLQRINIARAIALKPKLIVLDESVSSLDMVNQMHILRLFGELKSVFGLSYLFITHDIKAAYTISDRVAVMEKGEVVEMCHDKDGIFASSHPAVKSLISSILPEHPRHRAFSCNRVQTQTAER
- the nikC gene encoding nickel ABC transporter permease subunit NikC, with the translated sequence MIARIGTILKSQKTIAICSIILIMFAGIAVFAPWISPHDPIKVNLAMKLKPPSSEYLLGTDHLGRDVFSRLLHATRISLGFAFLIFSSAIGIGLIVGTIAGYKGGWVDAVLMRFCEGIMAFPNLVLVLGVVGIFGPGLIQVVLALMMVQWVYYARMFRSMVVSLMEQNFITAARISGSSPWKIIRQHLIPNVLPPILVMGTLEMGWAIMDISALSFLGLGIQPPTPEWGSMIHEGKNFIRSHPELMIYPGLMILFVVIAFNLLGEALSERFGVKRRF
- the nikB gene encoding nickel ABC transporter permease subunit NikB → MVSYIGKRILAVIPIVLFAIFVTFVLIRISPVDPAEAYLTAAHIHPTEELLAQKRHEFGLDQPLYVQYFQTVIKICRLDFGKSYLTNESVIDEIAARIPATLQLAVSSIVLAVLISIPLGFLSAVYKNSLIDKFSRLLSFFGASIPQFWLGYLLIFFFSVKLDLLPVEGRGSWEHLVLPSVTLSLALIAIYTRLLRASVLEQLQESYVLYARTRGLRERSIMLKHVLKIAIAPVITGLGMNMGKLMTGTIIVEQVFSWPGFGRYFVEAIFNRDIPVIQSYVIFAACLFILCNLIVDILQLYMDPRISVKG